One window of the Oncorhynchus gorbuscha isolate QuinsamMale2020 ecotype Even-year linkage group LG17, OgorEven_v1.0, whole genome shotgun sequence genome contains the following:
- the LOC124001465 gene encoding apoptosis-stimulating of p53 protein 1-like isoform X11, whose protein sequence is MEWKHVEAVQEFTVEGQCSKIKVRSCRITWDAHQVGNPSVELSLSELQEMATRQQQQIEAQQQMLVAKEQRLRYLKQQDHTQGQTASEAEKLQRLKERVESQEAKLKKIRAMRGQVDYSKLINGNLSAEIQHVSGLFQEKQAELQSAVVKVDQLTQQLEDLRRGRLNGLQPLGGPLTGTAALELRKLYQELQVRNKLNTEQSGRLQQNKELLNKRNTEVTMMDKRIWDLRERLHKKKAEARQKENNPLNRINGPPSPQSTPSSSGRVAAVCPYIQVPVPGRQEGGYALPPDPLKPQSVPGTGPINHGRSKSAEEEGCGVRKPSGQWKVSDLDIIVDPVELREGSRSPSGAHGANTNDAVWPTMSKSVSSRQPSDWRKTSPDQSLDSSKLPGGSVSKPPPIYGTYPAPTGHPSIVCSTSSLPRSAPATLAWQRSAPTPAPPGSSSQQIQQRISVPPSPTPQPGQGERPDPPLAVAVRPYVPDRSSSRPQSPRKGPATMNSSSIYHMYLQQPAAKSYTLGGRSAVKAVYGKPVLPSSTSPSPVPFQHGALSPGGGLGGGEDMVDREGDTTEGRLLPPPSVENIPRPLSPTKLTPVAHSPLRYQSDADLEVLRRRLTNAPRPLKKRSSITEPEGPTGPNIQKLLYQRFNTLAGGMEGSNNTPFYQPVFMGGVLGCPDMDNINTANGNLMETASLVVTAAEGPNSDHRLSPSSDSNENQQQRTPLPSEAIPCLPIPQPSKEDNNNNNQPGPTTTSTTSTSRPIPEASSPQQKDTSPRTVTPPALPKIKRTNLKKPESERTGHGLRVKFNPLALLLDASLEGEFDLVQRIIYEVENPSTANDEGITPLHNAVCAGHHHIVKFLLDFGVNVNAADSDGWTPLHCAASCNSVHLCKMLVESGAAIFATTISDVETAADKCEEMEDGYTQCSQFLYGVQEKLGVMNKGSVYGLWDYEAQSSDELSFHEGDAITTLSRRDDAETEWWWARLHDKEGYVPRNLLGLYPRIKPRQRSLA, encoded by the exons ATGGAGTGGAAACATGTTGAGGCTGTACAGGAATTTACAGTTGAAGGACAATGCAGCAAAATTAAGGTGCGATCTTGCAGAATTACCTGGGACGCCCACCAG gtgggaaACCCTAGCGTGGAGCTGTCTCTGTCGGAGCTGCAGGAGATGGCCACACGTCAACAGCAACAGATCGAGGCCCAACAGCAGATGCTGGTTGCCAAG gAGCAGCGTTTGAGGTACCTGAAGCAGCAGGACcacacacagggccagacagCGTCAGAGGCTGAGAAgctgcagaggttgaaggagCGAGTGGAGAGTCAGGAGGCCAAACTAAAGAAGATCCGCGCCATGAGGGGCCAGGTGGACTACAGCAAGCTCATCAATGGCAACCTGT CGGCTGAGATTCAGCATGTGAGTGGGCTGTTCCAGGAGAAGCAGGCAGAGCTGCAGTCAGCTGTGGTGAAGGTGGACCAGCTCACCCAGCAGCTGGAGGACCTAAGGAGGGGACGTCTCAACGGCCTGCAGCCCCTAGGAGGACCTCTCACTGGCACCGCCGCCCTGGAGCTACGCAAACTTTACCAGGAGCTACAG gtGCGTAACAAGTTGAACACGGAGCAGAGCGGCAGGCTGCAGCAGAACAAGGAGCTGCTGAATAAGCGCAACACAGAGGTGACCATGATGGACAAGCGCATCTGGGACCTCCGCGAGCGCCTGCACAAGAAAAAAGCTGAGGCACGTCAAAAAGAGAACAACCCT CTTAACAGGATAAATGGGCCTCCCTCCCCCCAGTCTACCCCCAGCAGCTCAGGGCGCGTGGCCGCTGTGTGTCCCTATATCCAGGTCCCCGTCccaggcagacaggagggaggctaCGCTCTGCCCCCAGACCCCTTAAAACCACAGTCTGTCCCTGGGACTGGCCCCATCAACCATGGCCGCTCTAAATCAG cagaggaggaggggtgcgGTGTGAGGAAGCCCTCCGGCCAATGGAAGGTCTCAGATTTAGACATCATAGTGGACCCCGTGGAGCTGAGAGAGGGGTCCCGGTCCCCCTCAGGGGCCCACGGTGCCAACA CCAATGATGCAGTGTGGCCCACCATGAGTAAAAGTGTCTCCTCACGCCAACCTTCAGATTGGAGGAAAACCAGCCCAGACCAG AGCCTTGACTCCAGTAAGCTACCAGGAGGATCCGTGTCCAAACCACCACCCATCTATGGCACTTACCCTGCACCTACTGGTCACCCGTCTATAGTCTGCTCTACCAGCTCCCTGCCCAGGTCTGCCCCTGCCACCTTAGCCTGGCAGCGCTCAGCTCCAACCCCTGCACCTCCTGGTTCCTCCTCCCAGCAGATCCAGCAGCGTATCTCTGTCCCCCCCAGCCCCACACCCCAGCCGGGCCAGGGAGAGAGGCCTGACCCCCCGTTGGCAGTGGCTGTGAGGCCCTATGTCCCAGACAGGTCCTCCTCCAGGCCTCAGTCCCCCAGGAAGGGCCCAGCCACCATGAACTCCTCCTCCATCTACCACATGTACCTGCAGCAGCCTGCAGCCAAGAGCTACACACTAGGAGGCAGATCTGCTGTCAAAGCAG TGTATGGGAAACCAGTGCTTCCCTCCagcacctctccctcccctgtgcccTTCCAACACGGGGCACTGTCCCCAGGAGGAGGCCTGGGGggtggagaggacatggtggacAGGGAAGGAGACACCACAGAGGGTAGACTCCTACCCCCTCCCAGTGTGGAGAACATCCCGCGCCCCCTGAGCCCTACCAAGCTGACCCCCGTGGCCCACTCCCCGCTGCGTTACCAGAGCGATGCCGACCTGGAGGTCCTGCGCCGGCGGTTGACCAACGCGCCGCGCCCGCTGAAGAAACGCAGCTCCATCACAGAGCCAGAGGGTCCCACCGGACCCAACATCCAGAAGCTCCTGTACCAGCGCTTCAACACCCTGGCCGGAGGCATGGAGGGCAGCAACAACACTCCGTTCTACCAGCCTGTCTTCATGGGTGGTGTCCTGGGATGTCCTGACATGGACAACATCAACACTGCTAATGGGAACCTGATGGAGACAGCCTCCCTTGTGGTCACTGCAGCAGAGGGTCCCAATTCAGACCATCGCCTGTCCCCTTCCTCTGACTCCAATGAAAATCAGCAGCAGAGGACCCCCCTACCCAGTGAGGCCATTCCCTGCTTGCCCATCCCCCAGCCCAGCaaggaagacaacaacaacaacaaccagcctggtcctaccaccaccagcaccacctcCACTTCAAGGCCCATCCCTGAGGCCTCGTCCCCCCAGCAGAAAGACACCTCTCCACGGACTGTCACACCCCCGGCACTGCCTAAG ATCAAGAGGACTAACCTGAAGAAGCCTGAGTCAGAGCGGACAGGCCACGGGCTGCGGGTCAAGTTCAACCCCCTGGCCCTGCTACTGGACGCCTCTCTGGAGGGAGAGTTTGACCTGGTGCAAAGGATCATCTATGAG GTTGAGAATCCCAGCACAGCCAATGACGAGGGCATCACCCCCCTGCACAACGCTGTATGTGCTGGACATCACCACATCGTCAAGTTCCTGCTCGACTTTGGGGTCAACGTCAACGCTGCTGACAGCGATGGATG GACCCCACTACACTGTGCAGCCTCCTGTAACAGTGTACATCTCTGTAAGATGCTGGTGGAGTCAGGGGCGGCCATCTTTGCCACCACCATAAGTGACGTGGAGACAGCGGCTGATAAGTGTGAGGAGATGGAGGATGGATACACACAGTGTTCCCAGTTCCTCTACG GGGTGCAGGAGAAGCTGGGTGTGATGAATAAAGGGTCAGTGTACGGGCTGTGGGACTACGAGGCCCAGAGCTCAGACGAGCTGTCCTTCCACGAGGGAGACGCCATTACCACTCTGAGCCGCAGGGACGACGCTGAGACAGAATGGTGGTGGGCCAGACTACATGACAAGGAGGGATACGTGCCACGCAACCTGCTAGGG tTGTATCCAAGGATCAAGCCTAGACAACGTTCTCTGGCATAG
- the LOC124001465 gene encoding apoptosis-stimulating of p53 protein 1-like isoform X12 produces the protein MATRQQQQIEAQQQMLVAKEQRLRYLKQQDHTQGQTASEAEKLQRLKERVESQEAKLKKIRAMRGQVDYSKLINGNLSAEIQHVSGLFQEKQAELQSAVVKVDQLTQQLEDLRRGRLNGLQPLGGPLTGTAALELRKLYQELQVRNKLNTEQSGRLQQNKELLNKRNTEVTMMDKRIWDLRERLHKKKAEARQKENNPLNRINGPPSPQSTPSSSGRVAAVCPYIQVPVPGRQEGGYALPPDPLKPQSVPGTGPINHGRSKSAEEEGCGVRKPSGQWKVSDLDIIVDPVELREGSRSPSGAHGANTNDAVWPTMSKSVSSRQPSDWRKTSPDQSLDSSKLPGGSVSKPPPIYGTYPAPTGHPSIVCSTSSLPRSAPATLAWQRSAPTPAPPGSSSQQIQQRISVPPSPTPQPGQGERPDPPLAVAVRPYVPDRSSSRPQSPRKGPATMNSSSIYHMYLQQPAAKSYTLGGRSAVKAVYGKPVLPSSTSPSPVPFQHGALSPGGGLGGGEDMVDREGDTTEGRLLPPPSVENIPRPLSPTKLTPVAHSPLRYQSDADLEVLRRRLTNAPRPLKKRSSITEPEGPTGPNIQKLLYQRFNTLAGGMEGSNNTPFYQPVFMGGVLGCPDMDNINTANGNLMETASLVVTAAEGPNSDHRLSPSSDSNENQQQRTPLPSEAIPCLPIPQPSKEDNNNNNQPGPTTTSTTSTSRPIPEASSPQQKDTSPRTVTPPALPKIKRTNLKKPESERTGHGLRVKFNPLALLLDASLEGEFDLVQRIIYEVENPSTANDEGITPLHNAVCAGHHHIVKFLLDFGVNVNAADSDGWTPLHCAASCNSVHLCKMLVESGAAIFATTISDVETAADKCEEMEDGYTQCSQFLYGVQEKLGVMNKGSVYGLWDYEAQSSDELSFHEGDAITTLSRRDDAETEWWWARLHDKEGYVPRNLLGLYPRIKPRQRSLA, from the exons ATGGCCACACGTCAACAGCAACAGATCGAGGCCCAACAGCAGATGCTGGTTGCCAAG gAGCAGCGTTTGAGGTACCTGAAGCAGCAGGACcacacacagggccagacagCGTCAGAGGCTGAGAAgctgcagaggttgaaggagCGAGTGGAGAGTCAGGAGGCCAAACTAAAGAAGATCCGCGCCATGAGGGGCCAGGTGGACTACAGCAAGCTCATCAATGGCAACCTGT CGGCTGAGATTCAGCATGTGAGTGGGCTGTTCCAGGAGAAGCAGGCAGAGCTGCAGTCAGCTGTGGTGAAGGTGGACCAGCTCACCCAGCAGCTGGAGGACCTAAGGAGGGGACGTCTCAACGGCCTGCAGCCCCTAGGAGGACCTCTCACTGGCACCGCCGCCCTGGAGCTACGCAAACTTTACCAGGAGCTACAG gtGCGTAACAAGTTGAACACGGAGCAGAGCGGCAGGCTGCAGCAGAACAAGGAGCTGCTGAATAAGCGCAACACAGAGGTGACCATGATGGACAAGCGCATCTGGGACCTCCGCGAGCGCCTGCACAAGAAAAAAGCTGAGGCACGTCAAAAAGAGAACAACCCT CTTAACAGGATAAATGGGCCTCCCTCCCCCCAGTCTACCCCCAGCAGCTCAGGGCGCGTGGCCGCTGTGTGTCCCTATATCCAGGTCCCCGTCccaggcagacaggagggaggctaCGCTCTGCCCCCAGACCCCTTAAAACCACAGTCTGTCCCTGGGACTGGCCCCATCAACCATGGCCGCTCTAAATCAG cagaggaggaggggtgcgGTGTGAGGAAGCCCTCCGGCCAATGGAAGGTCTCAGATTTAGACATCATAGTGGACCCCGTGGAGCTGAGAGAGGGGTCCCGGTCCCCCTCAGGGGCCCACGGTGCCAACA CCAATGATGCAGTGTGGCCCACCATGAGTAAAAGTGTCTCCTCACGCCAACCTTCAGATTGGAGGAAAACCAGCCCAGACCAG AGCCTTGACTCCAGTAAGCTACCAGGAGGATCCGTGTCCAAACCACCACCCATCTATGGCACTTACCCTGCACCTACTGGTCACCCGTCTATAGTCTGCTCTACCAGCTCCCTGCCCAGGTCTGCCCCTGCCACCTTAGCCTGGCAGCGCTCAGCTCCAACCCCTGCACCTCCTGGTTCCTCCTCCCAGCAGATCCAGCAGCGTATCTCTGTCCCCCCCAGCCCCACACCCCAGCCGGGCCAGGGAGAGAGGCCTGACCCCCCGTTGGCAGTGGCTGTGAGGCCCTATGTCCCAGACAGGTCCTCCTCCAGGCCTCAGTCCCCCAGGAAGGGCCCAGCCACCATGAACTCCTCCTCCATCTACCACATGTACCTGCAGCAGCCTGCAGCCAAGAGCTACACACTAGGAGGCAGATCTGCTGTCAAAGCAG TGTATGGGAAACCAGTGCTTCCCTCCagcacctctccctcccctgtgcccTTCCAACACGGGGCACTGTCCCCAGGAGGAGGCCTGGGGggtggagaggacatggtggacAGGGAAGGAGACACCACAGAGGGTAGACTCCTACCCCCTCCCAGTGTGGAGAACATCCCGCGCCCCCTGAGCCCTACCAAGCTGACCCCCGTGGCCCACTCCCCGCTGCGTTACCAGAGCGATGCCGACCTGGAGGTCCTGCGCCGGCGGTTGACCAACGCGCCGCGCCCGCTGAAGAAACGCAGCTCCATCACAGAGCCAGAGGGTCCCACCGGACCCAACATCCAGAAGCTCCTGTACCAGCGCTTCAACACCCTGGCCGGAGGCATGGAGGGCAGCAACAACACTCCGTTCTACCAGCCTGTCTTCATGGGTGGTGTCCTGGGATGTCCTGACATGGACAACATCAACACTGCTAATGGGAACCTGATGGAGACAGCCTCCCTTGTGGTCACTGCAGCAGAGGGTCCCAATTCAGACCATCGCCTGTCCCCTTCCTCTGACTCCAATGAAAATCAGCAGCAGAGGACCCCCCTACCCAGTGAGGCCATTCCCTGCTTGCCCATCCCCCAGCCCAGCaaggaagacaacaacaacaacaaccagcctggtcctaccaccaccagcaccacctcCACTTCAAGGCCCATCCCTGAGGCCTCGTCCCCCCAGCAGAAAGACACCTCTCCACGGACTGTCACACCCCCGGCACTGCCTAAG ATCAAGAGGACTAACCTGAAGAAGCCTGAGTCAGAGCGGACAGGCCACGGGCTGCGGGTCAAGTTCAACCCCCTGGCCCTGCTACTGGACGCCTCTCTGGAGGGAGAGTTTGACCTGGTGCAAAGGATCATCTATGAG GTTGAGAATCCCAGCACAGCCAATGACGAGGGCATCACCCCCCTGCACAACGCTGTATGTGCTGGACATCACCACATCGTCAAGTTCCTGCTCGACTTTGGGGTCAACGTCAACGCTGCTGACAGCGATGGATG GACCCCACTACACTGTGCAGCCTCCTGTAACAGTGTACATCTCTGTAAGATGCTGGTGGAGTCAGGGGCGGCCATCTTTGCCACCACCATAAGTGACGTGGAGACAGCGGCTGATAAGTGTGAGGAGATGGAGGATGGATACACACAGTGTTCCCAGTTCCTCTACG GGGTGCAGGAGAAGCTGGGTGTGATGAATAAAGGGTCAGTGTACGGGCTGTGGGACTACGAGGCCCAGAGCTCAGACGAGCTGTCCTTCCACGAGGGAGACGCCATTACCACTCTGAGCCGCAGGGACGACGCTGAGACAGAATGGTGGTGGGCCAGACTACATGACAAGGAGGGATACGTGCCACGCAACCTGCTAGGG tTGTATCCAAGGATCAAGCCTAGACAACGTTCTCTGGCATAG
- the LOC124001465 gene encoding apoptosis-stimulating of p53 protein 1-like isoform X10, which yields MRTPWGLYYTVPRPGICSYPVCDRGVWKLVRRPQCRRQLSQDQSSKGSRGSSDQPCEDRVGNPSVELSLSELQEMATRQQQQIEAQQQMLVAKEQRLRYLKQQDHTQGQTASEAEKLQRLKERVESQEAKLKKIRAMRGQVDYSKLINGNLSAEIQHVSGLFQEKQAELQSAVVKVDQLTQQLEDLRRGRLNGLQPLGGPLTGTAALELRKLYQELQVRNKLNTEQSGRLQQNKELLNKRNTEVTMMDKRIWDLRERLHKKKAEARQKENNPLNRINGPPSPQSTPSSSGRVAAVCPYIQVPVPGRQEGGYALPPDPLKPQSVPGTGPINHGRSKSAEEEGCGVRKPSGQWKVSDLDIIVDPVELREGSRSPSGAHGANTNDAVWPTMSKSVSSRQPSDWRKTSPDQSLDSSKLPGGSVSKPPPIYGTYPAPTGHPSIVCSTSSLPRSAPATLAWQRSAPTPAPPGSSSQQIQQRISVPPSPTPQPGQGERPDPPLAVAVRPYVPDRSSSRPQSPRKGPATMNSSSIYHMYLQQPAAKSYTLGGRSAVKAVYGKPVLPSSTSPSPVPFQHGALSPGGGLGGGEDMVDREGDTTEGRLLPPPSVENIPRPLSPTKLTPVAHSPLRYQSDADLEVLRRRLTNAPRPLKKRSSITEPEGPTGPNIQKLLYQRFNTLAGGMEGSNNTPFYQPVFMGGVLGCPDMDNINTANGNLMETASLVVTAAEGPNSDHRLSPSSDSNENQQQRTPLPSEAIPCLPIPQPSKEDNNNNNQPGPTTTSTTSTSRPIPEASSPQQKDTSPRTVTPPALPKIKRTNLKKPESERTGHGLRVKFNPLALLLDASLEGEFDLVQRIIYEVENPSTANDEGITPLHNAVCAGHHHIVKFLLDFGVNVNAADSDGWTPLHCAASCNSVHLCKMLVESGAAIFATTISDVETAADKCEEMEDGYTQCSQFLYGVQEKLGVMNKGSVYGLWDYEAQSSDELSFHEGDAITTLSRRDDAETEWWWARLHDKEGYVPRNLLGLYPRIKPRQRSLA from the exons ATGAGGACTCCGTGGgggctgtactatactgtaccgCGCCCGGGCATCTGCTCTTATCCAGTGTGTGACAGGGGAGTTTGGAAGTTGGTTAGGAGACCGCAATGCA GGAGACAGCTCTCTCAGGACCAGTCCAGCAAAGGTAGTAGAGGGAGCTCAGACCAGCCTTGTGAGGACAGG gtgggaaACCCTAGCGTGGAGCTGTCTCTGTCGGAGCTGCAGGAGATGGCCACACGTCAACAGCAACAGATCGAGGCCCAACAGCAGATGCTGGTTGCCAAG gAGCAGCGTTTGAGGTACCTGAAGCAGCAGGACcacacacagggccagacagCGTCAGAGGCTGAGAAgctgcagaggttgaaggagCGAGTGGAGAGTCAGGAGGCCAAACTAAAGAAGATCCGCGCCATGAGGGGCCAGGTGGACTACAGCAAGCTCATCAATGGCAACCTGT CGGCTGAGATTCAGCATGTGAGTGGGCTGTTCCAGGAGAAGCAGGCAGAGCTGCAGTCAGCTGTGGTGAAGGTGGACCAGCTCACCCAGCAGCTGGAGGACCTAAGGAGGGGACGTCTCAACGGCCTGCAGCCCCTAGGAGGACCTCTCACTGGCACCGCCGCCCTGGAGCTACGCAAACTTTACCAGGAGCTACAG gtGCGTAACAAGTTGAACACGGAGCAGAGCGGCAGGCTGCAGCAGAACAAGGAGCTGCTGAATAAGCGCAACACAGAGGTGACCATGATGGACAAGCGCATCTGGGACCTCCGCGAGCGCCTGCACAAGAAAAAAGCTGAGGCACGTCAAAAAGAGAACAACCCT CTTAACAGGATAAATGGGCCTCCCTCCCCCCAGTCTACCCCCAGCAGCTCAGGGCGCGTGGCCGCTGTGTGTCCCTATATCCAGGTCCCCGTCccaggcagacaggagggaggctaCGCTCTGCCCCCAGACCCCTTAAAACCACAGTCTGTCCCTGGGACTGGCCCCATCAACCATGGCCGCTCTAAATCAG cagaggaggaggggtgcgGTGTGAGGAAGCCCTCCGGCCAATGGAAGGTCTCAGATTTAGACATCATAGTGGACCCCGTGGAGCTGAGAGAGGGGTCCCGGTCCCCCTCAGGGGCCCACGGTGCCAACA CCAATGATGCAGTGTGGCCCACCATGAGTAAAAGTGTCTCCTCACGCCAACCTTCAGATTGGAGGAAAACCAGCCCAGACCAG AGCCTTGACTCCAGTAAGCTACCAGGAGGATCCGTGTCCAAACCACCACCCATCTATGGCACTTACCCTGCACCTACTGGTCACCCGTCTATAGTCTGCTCTACCAGCTCCCTGCCCAGGTCTGCCCCTGCCACCTTAGCCTGGCAGCGCTCAGCTCCAACCCCTGCACCTCCTGGTTCCTCCTCCCAGCAGATCCAGCAGCGTATCTCTGTCCCCCCCAGCCCCACACCCCAGCCGGGCCAGGGAGAGAGGCCTGACCCCCCGTTGGCAGTGGCTGTGAGGCCCTATGTCCCAGACAGGTCCTCCTCCAGGCCTCAGTCCCCCAGGAAGGGCCCAGCCACCATGAACTCCTCCTCCATCTACCACATGTACCTGCAGCAGCCTGCAGCCAAGAGCTACACACTAGGAGGCAGATCTGCTGTCAAAGCAG TGTATGGGAAACCAGTGCTTCCCTCCagcacctctccctcccctgtgcccTTCCAACACGGGGCACTGTCCCCAGGAGGAGGCCTGGGGggtggagaggacatggtggacAGGGAAGGAGACACCACAGAGGGTAGACTCCTACCCCCTCCCAGTGTGGAGAACATCCCGCGCCCCCTGAGCCCTACCAAGCTGACCCCCGTGGCCCACTCCCCGCTGCGTTACCAGAGCGATGCCGACCTGGAGGTCCTGCGCCGGCGGTTGACCAACGCGCCGCGCCCGCTGAAGAAACGCAGCTCCATCACAGAGCCAGAGGGTCCCACCGGACCCAACATCCAGAAGCTCCTGTACCAGCGCTTCAACACCCTGGCCGGAGGCATGGAGGGCAGCAACAACACTCCGTTCTACCAGCCTGTCTTCATGGGTGGTGTCCTGGGATGTCCTGACATGGACAACATCAACACTGCTAATGGGAACCTGATGGAGACAGCCTCCCTTGTGGTCACTGCAGCAGAGGGTCCCAATTCAGACCATCGCCTGTCCCCTTCCTCTGACTCCAATGAAAATCAGCAGCAGAGGACCCCCCTACCCAGTGAGGCCATTCCCTGCTTGCCCATCCCCCAGCCCAGCaaggaagacaacaacaacaacaaccagcctggtcctaccaccaccagcaccacctcCACTTCAAGGCCCATCCCTGAGGCCTCGTCCCCCCAGCAGAAAGACACCTCTCCACGGACTGTCACACCCCCGGCACTGCCTAAG ATCAAGAGGACTAACCTGAAGAAGCCTGAGTCAGAGCGGACAGGCCACGGGCTGCGGGTCAAGTTCAACCCCCTGGCCCTGCTACTGGACGCCTCTCTGGAGGGAGAGTTTGACCTGGTGCAAAGGATCATCTATGAG GTTGAGAATCCCAGCACAGCCAATGACGAGGGCATCACCCCCCTGCACAACGCTGTATGTGCTGGACATCACCACATCGTCAAGTTCCTGCTCGACTTTGGGGTCAACGTCAACGCTGCTGACAGCGATGGATG GACCCCACTACACTGTGCAGCCTCCTGTAACAGTGTACATCTCTGTAAGATGCTGGTGGAGTCAGGGGCGGCCATCTTTGCCACCACCATAAGTGACGTGGAGACAGCGGCTGATAAGTGTGAGGAGATGGAGGATGGATACACACAGTGTTCCCAGTTCCTCTACG GGGTGCAGGAGAAGCTGGGTGTGATGAATAAAGGGTCAGTGTACGGGCTGTGGGACTACGAGGCCCAGAGCTCAGACGAGCTGTCCTTCCACGAGGGAGACGCCATTACCACTCTGAGCCGCAGGGACGACGCTGAGACAGAATGGTGGTGGGCCAGACTACATGACAAGGAGGGATACGTGCCACGCAACCTGCTAGGG tTGTATCCAAGGATCAAGCCTAGACAACGTTCTCTGGCATAG